From a region of the Daphnia pulicaria isolate SC F1-1A chromosome 1, SC_F0-13Bv2, whole genome shotgun sequence genome:
- the LOC124334568 gene encoding nuclear RNA export factor 1-like, whose translation MSKGFHRGKNNSSRRTDRFIEDIQNERVYFNHDTRETSDKQKFRPSFKSGRIDRNRSRPVDSSKLQRIIEQDVDMAGSSSSHGDSHLRNFSHSRPGERKKNHAKPQQNSKGGSSWSKVMIPHGKKFEKDFILKTLLNACKASFIPIYYHFEGNNAVFFIEDSTAAEVLSTLNKQITLNDGFKLIIFVKRSPAPNLPINEELKGKIKQVMSRRYDPQMKMLNLSQFHLDEELCTDFYTPLSRENFMQTVVQIIGDYIPDVQVIDLSNNKIYNVDQMKPLVTKAVFLKSLNLGNNKLGQITSLDRLQGLKLEELVLNRNPLCDRFNEQSTYISAVRKRFPKLVKLDGVELPPVISFDIGAEDVALPPSSGSWFVSDEARQIVLVFLEQYLSVYDSDDRQPLLNAYHDSAIMSLTCSYPPGQTANAPSRLDSYMKDSRNLKRIDDPQRRFRLLQQGKVDIVSFLSKLPKTLHDPSSLVVDVPVTSSHLIVMSVTGVFRERAERHSLIRWFQRIFIIIPSTGGGFCIVNEQIHISCATPEQIKAAFKEPVAVPAGLSTQASSVSVGETTASSTLVDPVVQQQMVASFSEQSGMNTTWSLKCLEENGWVFDRAAFVFTELKAANQIPPEAFIK comes from the exons ATGTCGAAAGGATTTCATCGTGGAAAGAATAACAGCTCTAGAAGAACAGATAGATTTATAGAAGATATCCAAAATGAAAGGGTCTACTTCA ATCATGATACCCGTGAAACttcagacaaacaaaaattcagacCAAGTTTCAAAAGTGGAAGAATTGATCGCAACCGTTCCAGACCAGTGGATAGCTCCAAATTACAAAGGATTATTGAACAAGATGTAGACATGGCTGGAAGTAGTTCTTCACATGGAGACTCACACCTCAGAAA TTTCTCACATTCTAGAcctggagaaagaaaaaagaatcatgCAAAGCCACAGCAGAATTCTAAAGGAGGCTCTTCTTGGAGTAAAGTTATG ATTCCTCAtggaaagaaatttgaaaaagatttcATTCTGAAAACCTTGCTGAATGCTTGTAAAGCATCTTTCATTCCAATTTAT TATCATTTTGAAGGCAACAATGCAGTCTTCTTCATTGAAGACTCAACTGCAGCTGAAGTATTATCCACACTAAATAAGCAAATCACATTGAATGATGGTTTCAAG TTGATTATTTTCGTTAAAAGGAGCCCAGCACCTAACCTACCAATAAATGAAGAGTTAAAGGGAAAAATCAAGCAAGTGATGAGCCGCCGTTATGATCCACAGATGAAGATGCTTAATCTTTCTCAGTTTCACTTGGATGAAG AATTATGCACAGATTTTTACACACCTCTTAGTCGAGAAAATTTCATGCAGACAGTGGTGCAAATAATTGGGGATTACATACCAGATGTCCAAGTTATAGATTTatccaacaacaaaatttacaaTGTGGATCAAATGAAGCCTTTAGTTACAAAAGCCGTTTTTCTGAAGTCTTTGAATTTGGGCAACAACAAGCTTGGCCAAATTACTTCGCTGGATCGTTTACAGGGATTGAAGTTGGAAGAACTAGTTCTCAATCGGAACCCTCTTTGTGATCGCTTCAATGAACAGAGCACCTATATAAG CGCCGTAAGGAAACGTTTTCCCAAGTTGGTCAAATTG GATGGCGTGGAGTTACCGCCAGTAATCTCCTTCGACATTGGAGCAGAGGACGTTGCTTTACCACCATCTAGTGGCAGCTGGTTTGTTTCCGACGAAGCACGCCAGATAGTCCTTGTTTTCTTGGAACAGTACCTATCGGTGTATGATTCAGATGATCGCCAACCACTTTTAAATGCATACCATGACTCGGCTATTATGTCATTGACATGTTCTTATCCTCCGGGACAGACAGCGAATGCACCCTCAAG GTTGGACTCTTACATGAAAGACAGTCGCAATCTGAAACGAATAGATGATCCGCAACGTCGTTTTCGATTACTTCAACAAGGCAAAGTCGATATAGTTTcgtttttatcaaaattaCCAAAGACTTTGCATGATCCAAGCAGTCTTGTAGTGGACGTTCCTGTTACATCG AGTCACCTGATTGTCATGTCTGTGACGGGTGTTTTTCGGGAACGAGCGGAAAGGCATTCTCTGATACGTTGGTTTCAACGGATATTCATCATCATTCCGAGCACTGGAGGGGGTTTTTGCATCGTTAATGAGCAAATTCATATTTCGTGTGCTACTCCCGAGCAAATTAAAGCGGCTTTCAAAG AACCAGTCGCTGTTCCTGCAGGACTTTCCACTCAAGCGTCATCTGTTTCCGTTGGTGAAACTACAGCAAGTTCTACTCTTGTTGATCCAGTCGTTCAGCAGCAAATGGTGGCATCATTTTCCGAACAATCGGGAATGAATACGACTTGGTCATTaaa GTGTTTAGAAGAAAATGGTTGGGTTTTCGATCGTGCTGCCTTTGTTTTCACCGAGCTCAAAGCCGCCAACCAGATCCCGCCAGAAGCGTTCATCAAATAG